In a genomic window of Nomascus leucogenys isolate Asia chromosome 4, Asia_NLE_v1, whole genome shotgun sequence:
- the LOC115834667 gene encoding uncharacterized protein LOC115834667, giving the protein MTQQGCKRFVGLICCQALDPCPPRRRMPGITEPTLWTYLALSFLAVGSRLGIVAVLSACTLDGQFILSQLLLRRLGLGWLWRRLAGSASPLGAGDGLRALRNSLNIHLHLPIHWRARQKRSADLAAAPGSYSAARGTHGSPRRGRLPRALPSATLRPRSPQLRSPARLRPWRRLGRGARGAGGRVSLERWPSGASGSPAKQSASRRRRLPAALPASGPLGDLLCSPAHAPSRFPASLGAPRRFSSLPTF; this is encoded by the exons ATGACACAGCAGGGCTGCAAAAGATTTGTAGGGCTCATCTGCTGCCAGGCACTTGATCCCTGCCCTCCTAGAAGGAGGATGCCAG GTATCACAGAGCCAACACTGTGGACCTACCTTGCTCTCTCCTTTCTCGCCGTTGGGTCTCGTCTCGGGATCGTCGCTGTCCTCAGCGCCTGCACTCTCGACGGGCAGTTCATCCTGAGCCAGCTGCTGCTGCGgcggctggggctggggtggctgtggcggCGCCTGGCAGGCTCCGCCAGCCCCCTGGGAGCGGGGGATGGGCTCCGGGCGCTGAGAAACTCCCTCAACATCCATCTCCATCTTCCCATTCACTGGAGGGCAAGACAAAAGCGGAGTGCAGACTTGGCAGCGGCGCCCGGCAGCTACTCAGCTGCCCGTGGCACGCATGGCTCGCCGAGGAGGGGCCGCCTCCCGCGCGCCCTCCCTTCTGCCACCCTTCGCCCGCGCTCCCCGCAGCTCCGCTCGCCTGCTCGGCTCCGGCCCTGGCGGCGTCTGGGCCGGGGAGCGCGAGGAGCGGGTGGCCGCGTGTCCTTGGAGCGCTGGCCTTCAGGCGCCTCCGGCAGTCCCGCTAAGCAGAGCGCATCCCGGCGGCGGCGCCTCCCAGCCGCGCTCCCAGCCTCAGGGCCGCTTGGGGACTTGCTCTGCAGCCCGGCCCACGCTCCTAGCCGCTTTCCAGCGTCTCTTGGGGCCCCTCGGCGTTTCTCCTCCCTACCAACCTTCTGA